A genomic region of Mus musculus strain C57BL/6J chromosome 7, GRCm38.p6 C57BL/6J contains the following coding sequences:
- the Chrdl2 gene encoding chordin-like protein 2 isoform X2 yields the protein MTCPEPSCPTTLPLPDSCCQTCKDRTTESSTEENLTQLQHGERHSQDPCSERRGPSTPAPTSLSSPLGFIPRHFQSVGMGSTTIKIILKEKHKKACTHNGKTYSHGEVWHPTVLSFGPMPCILCTCIDGYQDCHRVTCPTQYPCSQPKKVAGKCCKICPEDEAEDDHSEVISTRCPKVPGQFQVYTLASPSPDSLHRFVLEHEASDQVEMYIWKLVKGIYHLVQIKRVRKQDFQKEAQNFRLLTGTHEGYWTVFLAQTPELKVTASPDKVTKTL from the exons ATGACCTGTCCTGAACCCAGCTGCCCCACCACACTCCCTCTGCCTGATTCCTGCTGTCAGACCTGCAAAG ACAGGACAACTGAGAGTTCCACAGAAGAAAACTTGACACAGCTGCAGCATGGAGAG AGACATTCCCAGGATCCATGCTCGGAGAGGAGAGGCCCCAGCACGCCAGCCCCCACCAGCCTCAGCTCCCCTCTGGGCTTCATCCCTCGCCACTTCCAGTCAGTAGGAATGGGCAGCACAACCATCAAGATTATCTTGAAGGAGAAACATAAAAAAG CTTGCACACACAATGGGAAGACATACTCCCATGGGGAGGTGTGGCACCCCACTGTGCTCTCCTTTGGCCCCATGCCCTGCATCCTGTGCACATGTATCGATGGCTACCAGGACTGCCACCGTGTGACCTGCCCCACCCAATATCCCTGCAGTCAACCCAAGAAAGTGGCTGGGAAGTGCTGCAAGATCTGCCCAG AGGACGAGGCGGAAGATGACCACAGTGAGGTCATTTCCACCCGGTGTCCCAAGGTACCAGGCCAGTTCCAGGTGTACACGTTGGCATCTCCAAGCCCAGACAGCCTACACCGCTTTGTCCTGGAGCATGAAGCCTCTGACCAGGTAGAGATGTACATTTGGAAGCTGGTGAAAG GAATCTACCACTTGGTTCAGATCAAGAGAGTCAGGAAGCAAGATTTCCAGAAAGAGGCTCAGAACTTCCGGCTGCTCACCGGCACCCATGAAG GTTACTGGACCGTCTTCCTAGCCCAGACTCCAGAGCTGAAAGTTACAGCCAGCCCAGACAAAGTGACCAAGACATTATAG